A genomic window from Armatimonadota bacterium includes:
- a CDS encoding MmcQ/YjbR family DNA-binding protein, whose amino-acid sequence MPARGWSVKIDRVRRFALSLPEATEEPHSDKSSFRVKGKIFATVPPDGRHLHVFVDEEHQDLMVSVELLRSAWQRKVRIGK is encoded by the coding sequence ATGCCAGCCAGGGGGTGGTCCGTGAAGATCGATCGGGTGCGTCGGTTCGCCCTCTCCTTGCCCGAAGCGACGGAAGAGCCGCACTCCGACAAGTCGTCTTTTCGAGTCAAGGGCAAGATCTTCGCCACTGTGCCTCCAGACGGGCGCCATCTTCACGTGTTCGTGGACGAGGAGCACCAAGACCTCATGGTCTCTGTGGAGTTGCTGCGTTCAGCGTGGCAACGGAAGGTCCGGATTGGAAAATAG
- a CDS encoding LuxR C-terminal-related transcriptional regulator, which yields MVPSRAPAGSSSVENSRRRPPPHPHRLIGREEELGAAQGLILRRDVRMLTITGPPGVGKTRFAIEVASAVASEFDDGALVVDLAPIRDPALVLSAIAQALGAYVPPNQPIARVLHDTLCGRNLLLVLDNFEQVAAAGPEVAGLLDAAPDIRFLITSREPLHVTWEREYRLSPLPVADPRLSQWTAIRRSPATALFAERAKAADPTFALDAANARTVAEICRRLDGLPLAIELAAAWIGRLDPEAILARLEARRGLPAEPSEARGRHRNLGEAIAWSYNLLGNVERAVFRRVGIFAGGCTVEAIEAICEDLNVGVLEPIASLADKNLLIRIEDPADGQREPRVRMLETIREFALQELNRAGETDAVAGRHARWFLALAERAEPLLWSQDQTGWLDRLDREHDNIRAALRWCFSGHGDETGARLAAAMGRFWFARGYFREGQAWLEAAASRQQVPARARARALAGLAALLWPQGKGERASRLAEEALLVARSVEDPALTGWVLLQAGLAADSMGDVRSAEGHHRELIAVAHDAQDSWLEARGSCNLAMILWARGETEAARKSAERALVLARRLRDRWLTSLVTETLGRILLSEEPEKARALLEESLALSSEIGHRWLLASGLESLAAVLVWTDRAEQAALLMGSAEELRRAIGSVRDDLDQAEIARATAAARERLGRTRFEAAWNRGRAMTVGEAVALALGRPSPSQERRTPHPGGLTGRETEIARHIAEGRTNRQIAIALSISERTVDTHVQNILNRLGLERRAQIAAWVTAHLPGSASSQRTRTQ from the coding sequence ATGGTCCCGTCCAGGGCGCCCGCCGGTTCCTCCTCCGTAGAGAATTCCCGCCGCCGTCCGCCGCCGCATCCCCACCGCCTGATCGGGCGGGAGGAGGAACTGGGAGCCGCCCAGGGCCTCATTCTGCGCCGCGACGTCAGGATGCTCACGATTACCGGTCCGCCGGGGGTCGGGAAGACCCGATTCGCGATCGAGGTCGCATCCGCGGTGGCCAGCGAGTTCGATGACGGCGCCCTGGTTGTGGATCTGGCGCCCATCCGAGACCCGGCCCTCGTTCTGAGCGCGATCGCCCAGGCCCTGGGCGCGTACGTGCCCCCGAACCAGCCGATCGCGAGGGTCCTGCACGATACCCTGTGCGGGCGGAATCTGCTCCTTGTGCTGGACAACTTCGAGCAGGTCGCGGCGGCGGGCCCCGAGGTTGCCGGACTCCTGGACGCCGCCCCGGATATCAGGTTCCTCATCACGAGCCGGGAACCGTTGCATGTCACCTGGGAGCGCGAGTACCGACTGTCTCCGCTGCCGGTCGCCGATCCACGGCTCTCGCAGTGGACAGCGATCAGGCGCAGTCCTGCCACGGCGCTGTTCGCGGAGCGGGCGAAAGCCGCCGACCCGACGTTCGCCCTGGACGCCGCCAACGCCCGGACGGTTGCGGAGATCTGCCGGAGGCTGGACGGCCTTCCCCTGGCGATCGAGCTGGCCGCCGCCTGGATCGGCCGTCTGGATCCGGAGGCCATCCTGGCGCGGCTGGAGGCACGGCGCGGCCTGCCGGCAGAACCGTCCGAAGCGAGGGGCCGACACCGGAACCTCGGCGAGGCGATCGCCTGGAGCTACAACCTCCTGGGTAATGTGGAACGAGCCGTCTTTCGACGGGTGGGGATCTTCGCCGGCGGATGTACGGTGGAGGCGATCGAGGCGATCTGCGAGGATCTGAACGTCGGCGTGCTCGAGCCGATCGCCTCGCTCGCCGACAAGAACCTGCTCATCCGCATCGAAGACCCCGCCGACGGGCAGCGCGAGCCGAGGGTCCGGATGCTGGAGACAATCCGCGAGTTCGCCCTCCAGGAGCTGAACCGGGCCGGCGAGACAGATGCGGTGGCCGGGCGCCATGCCCGGTGGTTTCTGGCCCTCGCCGAGCGCGCCGAGCCGCTGTTGTGGAGTCAGGATCAGACGGGGTGGCTGGACCGCCTGGACCGCGAGCACGACAACATCCGCGCCGCGCTGCGGTGGTGCTTCAGCGGCCATGGTGATGAGACGGGCGCGCGGCTTGCCGCGGCAATGGGAAGATTCTGGTTTGCGCGCGGGTACTTCCGGGAGGGACAGGCGTGGTTGGAGGCCGCCGCCTCCAGGCAACAGGTCCCCGCCCGTGCCCGGGCCCGAGCGCTCGCGGGGCTGGCCGCCTTGCTCTGGCCTCAAGGCAAGGGGGAACGGGCCTCCAGGCTGGCAGAGGAAGCTCTGCTGGTGGCGAGATCTGTCGAGGACCCCGCCCTGACCGGGTGGGTGCTGCTGCAGGCGGGCTTGGCGGCGGATTCCATGGGAGATGTGCGGAGCGCCGAGGGCCACCACCGAGAGTTGATCGCCGTGGCCCACGACGCCCAGGACAGCTGGCTCGAGGCGCGCGGCTCATGCAACCTGGCCATGATCCTGTGGGCTCGGGGCGAAACCGAAGCCGCGCGGAAATCGGCGGAGAGGGCACTCGTGCTTGCACGCCGCCTGCGGGACAGGTGGTTGACGAGTCTCGTCACCGAAACCCTGGGACGAATACTGCTGTCCGAGGAACCTGAGAAGGCGCGCGCGCTGCTGGAAGAGAGTCTGGCGCTGTCCAGCGAGATCGGTCACCGCTGGCTCCTGGCCAGCGGCCTGGAGAGTCTGGCGGCCGTGCTGGTCTGGACCGATCGCGCCGAGCAGGCGGCCCTGTTGATGGGAAGTGCGGAAGAGCTGCGGCGCGCCATCGGGTCGGTGAGAGACGACCTCGATCAGGCCGAGATCGCCCGCGCCACGGCAGCCGCCCGTGAACGTCTGGGGAGGACGCGCTTCGAGGCGGCCTGGAATCGAGGCCGGGCCATGACGGTCGGCGAGGCCGTGGCGTTGGCCCTGGGCAGGCCATCGCCATCTCAGGAGAGGCGAACGCCGCACCCCGGCGGACTCACCGGCCGCGAGACCGAGATCGCGCGCCACATCGCCGAGGGGCGGACAAACCGTCAAATCGCGATCGCCCTGAGCATCTCCGAGCGGACCGTAGACACGCACGTGCAGAATATTCTGAATCGCCTGGGCCTGGAACGCCGCGCACAAATCGCCGCCTGGGTTACGGCACACCTGCCCGGCAGCGCCTCCTCCCAGCGAACCCGAACCCAGTAA
- a CDS encoding cupin domain-containing protein, with translation MPIRDEAAATVTAQEAMIVFTPGQLKWQAAPPSLPPGAQIVILEGNPAQAVPLTMRLKFPAGYAIPPHTHPALEHVTVLSGRFAIAMGDVLDKSKGTAYGPGSFFVIAPGMRHYAWTTAETIIQLHSVGPWGITYVNPADDPRNSR, from the coding sequence ATGCCCATCAGAGACGAAGCTGCAGCAACGGTCACGGCCCAGGAAGCCATGATTGTCTTCACCCCCGGGCAGTTGAAGTGGCAGGCCGCACCGCCCTCGTTGCCGCCCGGTGCCCAGATCGTCATCCTGGAAGGTAACCCGGCGCAGGCGGTGCCCCTGACCATGCGGTTGAAGTTCCCGGCCGGATACGCGATCCCGCCCCACACCCACCCCGCGCTTGAGCACGTCACCGTGCTGTCCGGGCGGTTCGCTATCGCCATGGGGGACGTGCTCGACAAATCGAAGGGGACAGCCTACGGCCCTGGGAGTTTCTTCGTGATCGCGCCGGGGATGCGCCACTACGCCTGGACGACGGCTGAAACCATCATCCAGCTGCACAGCGTCGGTCCCTGGGGCATCACCTACGTCAACCCCGCGGACGATCCGCGGAACAGCCGGTAA
- a CDS encoding DoxX family protein, with amino-acid sequence MLEGVFEPVGDWGLLILRVGLGIIFLVHGWPKLNPNSPMKGPAGFVGFLRQLEVPLPALLGWVVILLETAGAVLLVLGVATRIIALGLAIDMLAAIRLVKRGMAKARFMELQASGWEFEFALMVAALALLFTGPGAIALPFLAGW; translated from the coding sequence ATGCTGGAGGGGGTCTTCGAACCGGTGGGTGACTGGGGACTGCTGATTCTCCGGGTAGGGTTGGGCATCATCTTTCTTGTTCACGGCTGGCCCAAGCTCAATCCCAACAGTCCGATGAAGGGCCCGGCCGGTTTCGTCGGGTTCCTCAGGCAGTTGGAGGTCCCGCTGCCGGCGTTGCTGGGCTGGGTCGTGATCCTGCTGGAGACGGCCGGCGCCGTCCTGCTCGTCCTGGGTGTGGCCACCCGGATCATCGCTCTGGGGCTGGCCATCGACATGCTCGCGGCCATCCGGCTGGTCAAGCGCGGAATGGCCAAGGCCCGTTTCATGGAGCTGCAGGCATCCGGGTGGGAGTTCGAGTTCGCCCTGATGGTGGCGGCCCTGGCCCTGCTCTTCACCGGCCCCGGGGCGATCGCGCTGCCCTTCCTCGCCGGATGGTAG
- a CDS encoding DUF4032 domain-containing protein: MERQVASHPVTIQESALRPGHPDFLDLPWHAPVEMWDGLSERIVRRPSGPSRHPVVFADYGGRVYAFKQSSRDAVVREYERLRSLEALRLPVVTPVGYMHVRTPVHEAAVLITRYLDYALPYHHLFMQPDLERYREHLLDALAGLLVQLHIAGVYWGDCSLSNTLFRRDAGALQAYLVDAETAEAHPHLAPGLREHDLEIMEENVYGALLDLTAMGALPPGYAVDRVGAEIRRRYGRLWGEITREEVLSPHERYRIQERIRALNALGFSVEEVELTSVAAGDRLRLRVFVADRNFHRDLLVRLTGVEAEEAQARQMMGEIQELKATLSREENRSLPLSLAAQRWLAEIYHPIAARLRTLAGDGTPLPELYCQLLEHKWYLSEAAGRDVGHAAALDDYARRLTAK, translated from the coding sequence GTGGAACGTCAGGTCGCCAGTCATCCGGTCACGATCCAGGAGTCCGCGCTCCGCCCGGGCCATCCCGACTTCCTGGATCTCCCCTGGCATGCCCCCGTGGAGATGTGGGACGGATTGTCGGAGCGCATCGTGCGGCGCCCCAGCGGCCCCTCCCGGCACCCCGTGGTGTTCGCGGACTACGGGGGCCGGGTGTACGCCTTCAAGCAATCCTCCCGGGACGCTGTGGTGCGGGAGTATGAACGGCTGCGGAGCCTGGAAGCCCTCCGCCTGCCCGTGGTGACCCCGGTAGGGTACATGCACGTGCGCACGCCCGTCCATGAGGCGGCGGTGCTCATCACCCGCTACCTGGACTACGCGCTGCCCTACCACCACCTCTTCATGCAGCCCGACCTGGAGCGGTATCGAGAGCACCTGCTGGACGCGCTGGCCGGGCTGCTCGTGCAGCTGCACATCGCCGGAGTCTACTGGGGAGACTGCTCCCTCTCCAACACCCTGTTTCGCCGGGATGCCGGCGCGCTGCAGGCCTACCTGGTGGATGCGGAGACGGCCGAGGCGCACCCCCATCTCGCCCCGGGGCTGCGCGAGCACGACCTGGAGATCATGGAAGAGAACGTCTACGGCGCGCTGCTGGACCTGACCGCCATGGGCGCGCTGCCGCCCGGCTACGCCGTGGACAGGGTGGGCGCGGAGATCCGCCGCCGCTACGGGCGGCTGTGGGGTGAGATCACCCGCGAGGAGGTGTTGAGCCCGCACGAGCGCTACCGCATCCAGGAGCGCATCCGGGCCCTCAACGCCCTGGGCTTCTCTGTGGAAGAGGTGGAACTGACCTCGGTGGCGGCCGGCGATCGCCTCCGCCTGCGCGTGTTCGTCGCCGACCGGAACTTCCACCGGGACCTGCTGGTCCGGCTGACCGGGGTGGAAGCGGAGGAGGCGCAGGCCCGTCAGATGATGGGCGAGATCCAGGAGTTGAAGGCCACGCTCTCCCGGGAGGAAAACCGGAGTCTGCCCCTCAGCCTGGCCGCGCAGCGCTGGCTGGCCGAGATTTACCACCCCATTGCCGCCCGGCTGCGCACGCTGGCCGGCGACGGCACCCCGCTGCCGGAGCTCTACTGCCAGTTGCTGGAACACAAGTGGTATCTCTCGGAGGCCGCGGGGAGGGACGTGGGGCATGCGGCGGCGCTGGACGACTATGCGCGCCGACTGACCGCGAAGTAA
- a CDS encoding AI-2E family transporter: MATRTELVIRTSLVVTTALVLIGLARLITQIVGILLVVLVAAILATGVAPLVSSLERLRWGRRGWHLPRTGAILAVFLGIALALLSLTGLLVTPVVIEAQQFLSNLPQNVTRLEASLQAWEDRYSWLPDLSGIVRRIPQEIYRLNRYFGQAAGVAFRFVGGLATAVTVLFLAFYMLVEGPAIKAGFLALFPPPSRREVADVLEQIGARFGGWVRGQLLLGLIIGVAAGAGMAAIDMPFPILLGIVAGITELIPMIGPTLGAIPAVFLALFQPPWKLIFTIAWYAAIQQAEANFVVPRVMRASVGLSPLLTIIALIVGATLLGAVGALLAVPVAAALQVVVGTIAGRIRPKE; the protein is encoded by the coding sequence GTGGCCACGCGCACCGAACTTGTCATCCGGACGAGCCTGGTGGTCACCACGGCTCTTGTCCTTATCGGGCTGGCCCGCCTGATCACCCAGATCGTCGGCATCCTGCTCGTCGTCCTGGTCGCGGCGATCCTGGCCACGGGCGTGGCTCCCCTGGTCAGCAGCCTGGAGCGCCTCCGGTGGGGCCGGCGCGGCTGGCACCTCCCCCGGACCGGGGCGATCCTCGCCGTGTTCCTGGGCATCGCCCTCGCGCTGCTGTCGCTGACGGGACTGCTGGTGACGCCCGTCGTCATCGAGGCGCAGCAGTTCCTGAGCAACCTGCCTCAGAATGTGACCCGGCTGGAAGCCTCCCTGCAGGCCTGGGAGGACCGGTACTCCTGGCTGCCCGATCTCAGCGGGATCGTCCGGCGCATCCCCCAGGAGATCTACCGGCTGAACCGGTACTTCGGGCAGGCCGCGGGCGTGGCGTTCCGCTTCGTCGGCGGGCTGGCCACCGCGGTCACGGTGCTGTTCCTGGCGTTCTACATGCTGGTCGAGGGGCCGGCCATCAAGGCCGGTTTCCTGGCGCTGTTTCCTCCTCCGAGCCGGCGCGAGGTGGCCGACGTCCTGGAGCAGATCGGGGCCAGGTTCGGCGGATGGGTGCGGGGCCAGTTGCTGCTGGGCCTGATCATCGGGGTGGCGGCGGGAGCGGGCATGGCCGCCATCGACATGCCGTTCCCGATCCTGCTGGGGATCGTGGCCGGGATCACCGAGCTCATTCCCATGATCGGGCCGACGCTTGGCGCCATCCCCGCCGTGTTCCTGGCCCTGTTCCAGCCTCCCTGGAAACTGATCTTCACCATCGCCTGGTATGCCGCCATCCAGCAGGCCGAGGCCAACTTCGTCGTCCCGCGGGTGATGCGGGCCTCGGTGGGCCTCTCGCCGCTGCTGACGATCATCGCCCTGATCGTCGGCGCGACGCTGCTCGGCGCGGTCGGGGCGCTGCTGGCCGTGCCGGTGGCCGCGGCGCTGCAGGTGGTGGTCGGAACGATCGCCGGCCGAATCAGGCCGAAGGAGTAG
- a CDS encoding deoxyguanosinetriphosphate triphosphohydrolase produces MTSDRARRETIEAQTLAPYAVRSAATSRRYHEHPDAYRTEFQRDRDRILHSTAFRRLQHKTQVFVVTEGDFYRTRLTHTLEVSQIARSIAAALGLNVDLVEAVALAHDLGHPPFGHAGEQELHLLMHDAGGFEHNVQSLRVVDELEIRYAMYPGLNLTWHVRQGIATHATLYDAPLVPEEFRRVPQASLEGQVVDLADMIAYSTHDLDDALRIGLADERELTAREIELWLEASRSADQLMARRDAAEHQVELRLEEVRGEVPRDFLPAGSRRRADVRVREAIRWMIGRLVEDVVATSAAALEAAAPISAEAAMYHPRRLIRLSEMREGQLRQLAFYLRDVVYNHPEKLLMEQKARRIVRGLFETLVKEPRLLPRTTQERLEAAPIQRVVCDFISEMTDRYALDVFSRLFETYEIRFGGSPTT; encoded by the coding sequence ATGACGTCCGACCGCGCCCGGCGCGAGACAATCGAAGCCCAGACCCTGGCCCCCTACGCGGTGCGCAGCGCGGCCACGTCGCGGCGCTACCATGAGCACCCCGATGCCTACCGGACCGAGTTCCAGCGCGACCGCGACCGCATCCTGCACTCCACCGCCTTCCGTCGGCTGCAGCACAAGACCCAGGTCTTTGTCGTCACCGAAGGCGATTTCTACCGCACGCGGCTCACCCACACGCTGGAGGTGAGCCAGATCGCCCGCAGCATCGCCGCCGCGCTGGGGTTGAATGTCGACCTGGTGGAGGCCGTGGCCCTGGCCCACGACCTGGGGCACCCGCCTTTCGGCCATGCCGGTGAGCAGGAACTCCACCTGCTCATGCACGACGCCGGCGGCTTCGAGCACAACGTGCAGTCCCTGCGCGTCGTGGACGAACTGGAGATCCGGTACGCGATGTATCCGGGGCTGAACCTGACCTGGCACGTGCGGCAGGGGATCGCCACCCACGCCACGCTTTACGACGCGCCCCTCGTCCCGGAAGAGTTCCGGCGCGTCCCGCAGGCCTCGCTGGAGGGCCAGGTGGTGGACCTGGCGGACATGATCGCCTACAGCACCCACGACCTCGACGACGCCCTGCGCATCGGCCTGGCCGACGAGCGGGAGCTGACGGCCAGGGAGATCGAGCTGTGGCTGGAGGCCTCGCGTTCGGCCGACCAGCTGATGGCCCGGCGGGACGCCGCCGAGCATCAGGTGGAGCTGCGGCTGGAAGAGGTGCGCGGCGAGGTGCCGCGGGACTTCCTGCCGGCGGGATCGCGGCGACGCGCGGACGTCCGGGTGCGCGAAGCGATCCGCTGGATGATCGGCAGGCTGGTGGAGGATGTCGTCGCCACCTCCGCCGCGGCCCTGGAGGCGGCGGCGCCGATCTCGGCGGAGGCGGCCATGTACCATCCCCGGCGCCTGATCCGACTCAGCGAGATGCGGGAAGGCCAGCTGCGCCAGCTGGCGTTCTATCTGCGGGACGTGGTGTACAACCATCCCGAGAAGCTGCTCATGGAGCAGAAGGCCCGGCGGATCGTGCGCGGCCTCTTCGAGACCCTGGTCAAGGAGCCGCGCCTGCTGCCGCGGACGACGCAGGAGCGTCTGGAGGCGGCGCCGATCCAGCGCGTGGTGTGCGACTTCATCTCGGAGATGACCGACCGCTACGCCCTGGATGTGTTCAGCCGTCTTTTTGAGACCTACGAAATTCGCTTCGGGGGGAGTCCGACCACGTGA
- a CDS encoding xanthine dehydrogenase family protein molybdopterin-binding subunit: MTTVIGRPTRRIEGLEKVTGTARYTEDLRLPGMVHARLLLSPHAHARVRRLPREVAASLPGVVAVVTEEDLPSGVSSGLLAEGGEALYCGHPVAVVLAASESAAADAVDRLAAEVEYEVLPAVLTPEQAMAADAPLVRPEAEEDEEAAAHAAVEAKGGPEVKPRNVANVYTFRRGDVEAGFRDAHLVVERTYRTGRLHQAYLEPQAAVAAVDPITRAVTVYTSTQAQFYARAQVAQALGYPESRVRIVPMTVGGAFGGKFKLLEPLAAALAVTVGRPVRVVLTRREDFLLGNPGPESEIWLRTGVTQDGRLVALQARLVFDAGAEPGAPASIAAVLLGGYYKTPNLLIESLEVLTNKPPCGAYRAPGAPQATFAIESQMDIIARELGIDPVELRLRNCSEAGDPMPTGRPWQKMGLRRVLEALQNHPKYRERRRADGIGYGVAVGGWTGGVESASACVRANTDGTFQVLLGMVDITGTATTMALIAAEVLGVPLDRVRVVTGDTDQAPYAGASGGSKITYTVGAAVKAAAEEARRQILTIAASELEARVEDLEIADGSVRVKGTPQKGITLAEIASKSMSFGAKYPPVNGTANLPSPRASPGFAAHLVKVRVDRETGQVALLDHLVIQDVGFAINPAAVEGQMRGGAAQGIGWGLLEAMVYDDAGTLLTWGFTEYPIPKATEVPPTEVVMVEVPSEFGPFGAKGVGEPPVVAGGAAIANAVADATGVRLFQLPITPSPLLRSIAGHPARA; this comes from the coding sequence GTGACCACGGTCATCGGCAGGCCGACCAGGCGCATCGAGGGGCTGGAAAAGGTCACCGGGACCGCCCGGTACACCGAAGACCTGAGGCTGCCGGGGATGGTGCACGCCCGCCTGCTGCTGAGCCCCCATGCCCACGCGCGCGTTCGCCGCCTGCCCAGGGAGGTGGCCGCCTCGCTGCCCGGCGTCGTGGCCGTGGTGACGGAAGAAGATCTGCCCTCCGGGGTCTCCAGCGGGCTGCTGGCCGAAGGCGGAGAGGCGCTGTACTGCGGGCACCCGGTGGCGGTCGTCCTGGCCGCATCCGAGAGCGCGGCCGCGGACGCCGTGGACCGGCTGGCGGCGGAGGTGGAGTACGAGGTGTTGCCGGCGGTGCTCACGCCGGAGCAGGCCATGGCCGCGGACGCGCCGCTGGTCCGGCCTGAGGCGGAGGAGGATGAGGAGGCGGCGGCCCACGCCGCGGTGGAGGCGAAAGGCGGGCCGGAGGTCAAGCCCCGCAACGTCGCCAACGTCTACACCTTCCGGAGGGGCGACGTCGAGGCCGGATTCCGGGATGCCCATCTGGTGGTCGAGCGCACCTACCGCACCGGCCGGCTGCACCAGGCCTACCTGGAACCTCAGGCCGCCGTGGCGGCAGTGGATCCGATCACCCGCGCGGTGACGGTCTACACCAGTACGCAGGCCCAGTTCTACGCGCGGGCCCAGGTGGCCCAGGCCCTGGGCTACCCGGAGTCCCGGGTCAGGATTGTGCCGATGACCGTGGGCGGCGCCTTCGGCGGGAAGTTCAAGCTGCTGGAGCCGCTGGCCGCCGCCCTGGCCGTAACGGTGGGGCGTCCCGTGCGCGTCGTCCTGACCCGCCGGGAGGATTTCCTCCTCGGCAATCCGGGTCCCGAGTCGGAGATCTGGCTACGCACCGGCGTCACGCAGGACGGCCGGCTGGTGGCGCTGCAGGCCCGGCTGGTCTTTGACGCCGGCGCCGAACCCGGTGCGCCGGCGTCCATCGCCGCGGTGCTGCTGGGCGGGTACTACAAGACGCCCAATTTGCTGATCGAGTCCCTCGAGGTTCTGACCAACAAACCGCCCTGCGGCGCCTACCGCGCTCCGGGCGCGCCCCAGGCCACCTTCGCCATCGAGTCGCAGATGGATATCATCGCCCGGGAGCTGGGTATCGATCCGGTGGAGCTGCGCCTGCGGAACTGCTCGGAGGCGGGCGACCCGATGCCCACCGGGCGGCCGTGGCAGAAGATGGGCCTGCGCCGGGTTCTGGAGGCGCTGCAGAACCACCCGAAGTACCGGGAGCGCCGGCGCGCCGACGGGATCGGGTACGGCGTCGCCGTGGGGGGGTGGACCGGAGGCGTGGAGTCCGCCTCCGCCTGTGTCCGGGCCAACACCGACGGAACCTTCCAGGTGCTGCTCGGGATGGTGGACATCACCGGAACGGCCACGACGATGGCGCTGATCGCGGCGGAGGTGCTGGGCGTGCCGCTTGATCGGGTCCGGGTGGTGACCGGCGACACCGATCAGGCGCCCTACGCCGGAGCGTCCGGAGGCAGCAAGATCACCTATACGGTGGGGGCGGCGGTCAAGGCGGCCGCGGAAGAGGCGCGGCGTCAGATCCTGACCATCGCGGCCAGTGAACTGGAAGCCCGGGTGGAGGACCTGGAGATCGCCGACGGATCTGTCCGGGTCAAGGGCACGCCCCAGAAGGGGATCACGCTGGCCGAGATCGCGAGCAAGAGCATGAGTTTCGGGGCCAAATATCCGCCGGTGAACGGGACGGCCAACCTGCCTTCTCCCAGGGCCTCGCCGGGGTTTGCCGCGCATCTGGTGAAGGTGCGGGTGGATCGGGAGACGGGCCAGGTGGCGCTGCTCGACCACCTGGTGATCCAGGACGTCGGCTTCGCCATCAATCCCGCCGCCGTGGAGGGACAGATGCGGGGCGGCGCGGCCCAGGGCATCGGCTGGGGCCTGCTCGAGGCCATGGTCTACGACGACGCGGGGACGCTGCTGACGTGGGGGTTCACCGAGTATCCTATCCCGAAGGCCACGGAGGTGCCTCCGACGGAGGTGGTCATGGTGGAGGTGCCCTCGGAGTTCGGTCCCTTCGGGGCCAAGGGCGTGGGCGAACCGCCGGTGGTCGCCGGCGGGGCGGCCATCGCCAACGCGGTGGCCGATGCCACCGGGGTGCGACTCTTCCAGCTGCCCATCACCCCGTCGCCTCTACTCCGGAGCATCGCCGGTCATCCGGCGAGGGCGTAG
- a CDS encoding amino acid ABC transporter permease, translating to MRWEVVRQTFSYLLQGLEATVVLGVGVMVLGTLLGAVLALMRLARRRPVAVPAAGFVELFRDTPLIMQMFFMFFGLPALGIRLPSLMAATLAMTFFASANAAEIIRGAIQSIPHGQMEAARSLGLSYLASMRLVIVPQAVRRMIPPMMGLFTTLIKDTSLAAIINVFELTTAARQVVERTLASFEIWLVAAALYFAVCYPVSVASQRLEQRFTAEAGR from the coding sequence ATGCGCTGGGAGGTCGTCCGGCAGACGTTCTCCTACCTGCTCCAGGGCCTGGAGGCCACCGTGGTGCTGGGCGTGGGAGTCATGGTCCTGGGCACCCTCCTGGGCGCCGTGCTGGCGCTGATGCGCCTGGCGCGCCGGCGTCCGGTCGCGGTGCCGGCGGCGGGGTTCGTGGAGCTGTTCCGCGACACGCCGCTCATCATGCAGATGTTCTTCATGTTCTTCGGCCTGCCCGCCCTGGGCATCCGCCTTCCCTCCCTGATGGCGGCGACGCTGGCCATGACCTTCTTCGCCAGCGCCAATGCGGCGGAGATCATCCGCGGCGCGATCCAGTCGATCCCGCACGGGCAGATGGAAGCGGCGCGCTCGCTGGGCCTGTCCTATCTGGCCAGCATGCGCCTCGTCATCGTGCCGCAGGCCGTCCGGCGCATGATCCCGCCCATGATGGGGTTGTTCACGACGCTGATCAAGGACACGTCCCTGGCGGCGATCATCAACGTCTTCGAGCTGACGACGGCGGCGCGGCAGGTGGTGGAGCGGACGCTGGCCTCCTTTGAGATCTGGCTCGTGGCCGCGGCCCTATACTTTGCCGTCTGCTATCCGGTCTCCGTCGCCAGCCAGCGGCTGGAGCAACGGTTTACGGCGGAAGCCGGGCGATGA
- a CDS encoding amino acid ABC transporter permease, with product MPLNFAVIPKALPVLLWGALLTLAVSAVALILATGLGILGAGMRLSRFAALRTVAAAYVEVFRNTPLLIQIFFIFFGLARVGLRLSALTSGIAALALYTGAYNVEVFRAGLEAVPRGVREAATALGLTPWQRFRFVVLPIAVRIALPALGNNFVALVKNSSLVSTIGVVELTFLARDLEAWTFRSFEVYGLATLIYFGLVIVLAGWLRRLELRITRPLRPAG from the coding sequence GTGCCACTCAACTTCGCCGTCATCCCCAAGGCGCTCCCCGTGCTCCTGTGGGGAGCGCTGCTCACGCTGGCCGTCTCCGCCGTCGCGCTGATCCTGGCCACCGGGCTCGGGATCCTCGGGGCGGGCATGCGGCTCTCGCGCTTTGCCGCCCTGCGCACGGTCGCCGCGGCCTACGTGGAGGTGTTCCGCAACACCCCGCTGCTCATCCAGATCTTCTTCATCTTCTTCGGGCTGGCGCGGGTGGGGCTGCGTCTGTCGGCCCTGACCTCCGGGATCGCCGCCCTGGCGCTCTACACCGGGGCCTACAACGTGGAAGTGTTCCGGGCCGGACTGGAGGCCGTTCCACGCGGCGTGCGCGAGGCGGCCACGGCCCTGGGGCTGACGCCCTGGCAGCGTTTCCGCTTCGTCGTCCTGCCCATCGCCGTGCGCATCGCGCTGCCGGCGCTGGGCAACAACTTCGTGGCCCTGGTGAAGAACTCGTCGCTGGTCTCCACGATCGGGGTGGTCGAGCTCACCTTCCTAGCCCGCGACCTCGAGGCCTGGACGTTCCGCAGCTTCGAGGTCTACGGGCTGGCCACCCTCATCTACTTCGGTCTGGTGATCGTCCTGGCGGGATGGCTGCGGCGGTTGGAGCTGCGCATCACGCGCCCTCTGCGGCCGGCAGGGTAG